In one window of Catalinimonas alkaloidigena DNA:
- a CDS encoding amidohydrolase family protein, producing the protein MKHFFLLLFLIPFHVVHAQRPDPAPPQERPILLSGATLHTGTGEVIENAVVGFAEGKITLVGAAAATTFNPADFRVIDVSGQHLYPGLILPNAEVGLVEISAVRATNDEEEVGELNPNVRALIAYNTDSDIIPTIRSNGILTVQTTPRGSLLSGASSLMQLDGWNWEDAAVKADDGLHIYWPNLFTRSGWWAEPGGVKKNENRDKEIQELESLFSEAAAYNPANEAVKNLKLTALKGLFDGSQRLYLHASYGKEIVEAVQFALRHGVQHPVVIGGQDAWMVTDFLKEHNIPVVLSTIHALPPRPESNVDHAYELPHRLQEAGITVALDYDDESYFRSRSLPFLAGTAAAYGVDREEALKMVTSNPAKIMGIDDRLGTVEVGKDATLVVSQGDLLDMRTSHVTQAFINGREISLDNKHKRLYETYRKKYQLGE; encoded by the coding sequence ATGAAACACTTTTTCCTCCTGTTATTCCTGATTCCATTCCATGTCGTACACGCCCAACGCCCTGACCCGGCTCCGCCTCAGGAACGTCCCATCTTGCTAAGTGGCGCCACGTTGCACACGGGCACGGGCGAGGTGATCGAAAATGCGGTGGTGGGCTTTGCCGAGGGAAAAATCACGTTGGTCGGGGCTGCCGCTGCGACGACGTTCAACCCCGCCGATTTTCGGGTGATTGATGTCTCAGGACAGCATTTGTACCCCGGCCTGATTCTGCCCAATGCCGAGGTGGGGCTGGTCGAAATTTCGGCGGTACGTGCCACCAACGACGAAGAAGAGGTCGGCGAACTGAACCCGAACGTCCGGGCGCTGATTGCCTACAATACTGATTCTGACATCATTCCGACCATTCGGTCCAACGGCATTCTGACCGTGCAGACTACACCTCGGGGGAGCTTGCTGAGTGGCGCTTCATCGCTCATGCAACTGGACGGCTGGAACTGGGAAGATGCGGCGGTCAAAGCCGACGACGGCCTGCACATCTACTGGCCCAACCTGTTTACCCGAAGCGGCTGGTGGGCCGAGCCCGGAGGTGTAAAAAAGAACGAAAATCGTGATAAGGAAATCCAGGAACTGGAAAGCCTGTTCAGCGAAGCGGCCGCTTACAATCCCGCCAACGAAGCCGTTAAAAATCTAAAACTCACCGCCTTGAAAGGACTTTTCGATGGGTCGCAGCGTCTTTACCTGCACGCCAGTTACGGAAAAGAAATTGTGGAGGCGGTCCAGTTTGCCTTGCGGCATGGGGTGCAGCATCCGGTGGTGATCGGCGGACAAGACGCCTGGATGGTGACCGACTTTCTGAAAGAACACAACATACCGGTGGTGTTGTCGACCATTCATGCCCTGCCGCCGCGCCCGGAAAGCAACGTCGACCATGCATATGAACTGCCACACCGCCTGCAGGAAGCCGGCATTACCGTAGCGCTCGATTACGACGACGAAAGCTACTTCCGGAGCCGGAGCTTACCGTTTCTGGCAGGCACGGCGGCCGCGTACGGCGTCGACCGGGAAGAGGCGCTGAAAATGGTGACCTCCAACCCGGCGAAGATCATGGGCATCGACGACCGGTTAGGAACCGTAGAAGTCGGGAAAGATGCCACGTTGGTGGTGTCGCAGGGCGATCTGCTCGACATGCGGACCAGCCACGTAACCCAGGCCTTCATCAACGGGCGGGAAATTTCGCTGGACAACAAGCACAAGCGTCTGTACGAAACCTACCGCAAAAAGTATCAGTTGGGCGAATAG
- a CDS encoding NAD(P)-dependent oxidoreductase, translating into MEILIFGATGGTGLELVRQAIPAGHRLTAFVRNPQKIQAGKGLRVVVGDATKSDDVAKAFDREYDAVVSALGGGAKAAQQVCSTAIEHILRYMQEVGIARLIAVSSLGVEPEYMPPLFRYVVLPYFLQKAHDDLTLMETYIRRSLRDWTLVRPPRLTDKSLTGQYRVTTDYAHDLPRRVSRADLAHFILKCLTERSYVHELPTLGY; encoded by the coding sequence ATGGAGATCCTAATTTTTGGCGCAACGGGGGGAACGGGGCTGGAATTGGTCCGGCAGGCCATTCCGGCAGGGCATCGTCTCACGGCGTTTGTCCGGAATCCGCAGAAAATCCAGGCAGGCAAAGGCTTGCGGGTCGTGGTAGGAGATGCGACCAAGTCGGACGATGTGGCGAAAGCCTTCGATCGGGAATACGATGCCGTGGTGTCGGCACTCGGGGGCGGGGCAAAAGCCGCGCAGCAGGTCTGTTCAACGGCCATCGAACACATTTTGCGGTACATGCAGGAGGTGGGCATTGCCCGACTGATTGCCGTTTCTTCCTTGGGCGTGGAGCCCGAGTACATGCCGCCGCTGTTTCGCTACGTGGTGTTGCCCTACTTTCTGCAAAAGGCGCACGACGACCTGACCCTGATGGAAACCTACATCCGGCGTAGCCTTCGCGACTGGACCTTGGTGCGTCCGCCCCGGCTGACCGACAAGAGCCTGACGGGGCAGTATCGCGTAACCACTGACTATGCGCACGACCTGCCCCGACGCGTTTCCCGCGCCGATCTGGCTCACTTTATCCTGAAATGCTTGACTGAGCGTAGCTACGTTCACGAGCTGCCCACCCTCGGCTATTAA